A genomic segment from Nicotiana tabacum cultivar K326 chromosome 9, ASM71507v2, whole genome shotgun sequence encodes:
- the LOC107819441 gene encoding glutathione S-transferase U17-like: MSGSSIKFLGTRPSPFANRVEIALNIKSVDYEFITEDIFNKSELLLQSNPVHKKIPVLIHGDNPICESLVIVQYIDEITWTNGPSILPPDPHDRAIARFWADYVDNKWFPLILEVGEAVEKDAKKAVLQKIIEGLCLLEEAFVKCSKGKDFFGGDSIGYIDIALGCFLGWIRAMEMMLGVNLIYEAKTPGLAGWAERFLSEKAVKNVIMEPEKLVAVYCRPKKQAASAN; encoded by the exons ATGTCAGGAAGCAGCATTAAGTTTCTGGGAACACGACCAAGCCCATTCGCAAATCGAGTTGAAATAGCCCTCAATATCAAGTCTGTGGACTATGAGTTTATTACAGAGGATATCTTCAACAAAAGTGAGCTTCTCCTTCAATCCAACCCTGTCCACAAGAAAATTCCAGTTCTAATCCATGGTGACAATCCCATCTGTGAGTCGCTAGTCATTGTCCAATACATCGATGAGATCACATGGACAAATGGCCCTTCTATTCTCCCTCCTGATCCCCACGACCGTGCCATCGCCAGATTTTGGGCTGATTATGTTGATAACAAG TGGTTCCCTTTGATTTTGGAAGTAGGAGAGGCagtagaaaaggatgcaaagaaAGCAGTGCTACAGAAAATCATAGAAGGCCTATGCCTGTTAGAGGAAGCATTTGTCAAGTGTAGCAAAGGGAAAGATTTCTTTGGTGGAGACAGTATCGGTTATATTGACATTGCTTTGGGCTGCTTTTTAGGGTGGATAAGAGCAATGGAGATGATGTTGGGTGTGAATTTAATATATGAAGCCAAAACACCAGGCTTGGCAGGATGGGCTGAGAGATTCTTGTCAGAGAAAGCTGTTAAGAATGTCATTATGGAGCCAGAGAAACTTGTTGCAGTTTACTGCAGGCCCAAAAAACAAGCTGCTAGTGCTAACTAG
- the LOC107819440 gene encoding uncharacterized protein LOC107819440 isoform X1, giving the protein MNFKNSSTFISCILLNIFPSLISSQACQRFCGNIPMKYPFGTGPGCGDPRFQPFITCNNQQLTFKTHSGCYPVTSIDYNNQLLYISDPSMSTCACTQPSKGFSLDWKAPFSFHDETVFALLDCSTDSSPIYKSNGGMNSTFPLCDSSQGDPVCSLLYSCQAMSRLNLPTSTCCVYTPVDLGPSFEMDLEKLHCTSYSALYGFNGQDANPQAWKYGVALKYKFNFNNDYPEMCDSCEKTNGVCGYCGPYNSFICNCPSGVNTTTDCFLGVPWSNSFRTVPWQTGLLLINALGWFIIVSLM; this is encoded by the exons ATGAATTTCAAGAATTCTTCCACTTTTATCTCCTGCATTTTACTCAATATTTTTCCTTCATTAATCTCATCACAAGCATGCCAAAGATTTTGTGGCAACATACCGATGAAATATCCCTTTGGCACAGGTCCTGGCTGTGGCGATCCGCGTTTCCAGCCGTTCATTACCTGCAACAATCAGCAGCTCACATTCAAAACTCACTCTGGATGCTACCCTGTCACATCTATAGATTACAACAACCAACTTTTATACATCAGTGATCCTTCTATGTCAACCTGTGCTTGCACACAGCCAAGCAAAGGTTTCAGTTTAGACTGGAAAGCACCATTTAGCTTTCACGATGAAACAGTTTTTGCCTTGCTCGATTGCTCAACCGATTCTTCGCCAATTTACAAATCCAACGGAGGGATGAATTCAACATTCCCTCTATGTGATTCTTCTCAGGGGGATCCTGTTTGTAGTCTTCTCTATTCTTGCCAAGCAATGAGCAGGCTTAACCTCCCAACTTCCACTTGTTGTGTTTATACTCCAGTTGATCTCGGGCCGTCGTTTGAGATGGATTTGGAGAAACTGCATTGCACATCTTACTCAGCTCTCTATGGTTTTAATGGTCAAGATGCCAATCCACAAGCCTGGAAATATGGAGTGGCATTGAAATACAAGTTCAATTTCAACAATGATTACCCTGAAATGTGTGATAGTTGTGAAAAGACTAATGGAGTTTGTGGATATTGTGGTCCTTATAATTCATTCATTTGCAACTGTCCAAGTGGAGTTAACACAACAACAGATTGTTTTCTTGGAGTACCCTGGAGTAACAGTTTTAGAACTGTCCCTTGGCAAACTG GGCTATTGTTGATCAATGCCTTGGGATGGTTTATTATTGTGTCGCTGATGTAG
- the LOC107819440 gene encoding uncharacterized protein LOC107819440 isoform X2, translated as MSTCACTQPSKGFSLDWKAPFSFHDETVFALLDCSTDSSPIYKSNGGMNSTFPLCDSSQGDPVCSLLYSCQAMSRLNLPTSTCCVYTPVDLGPSFEMDLEKLHCTSYSALYGFNGQDANPQAWKYGVALKYKFNFNNDYPEMCDSCEKTNGVCGYCGPYNSFICNCPSGVNTTTDCFLGVPWSNSFRTVPWQTGLLLINALGWFIIVSLM; from the exons ATGTCAACCTGTGCTTGCACACAGCCAAGCAAAGGTTTCAGTTTAGACTGGAAAGCACCATTTAGCTTTCACGATGAAACAGTTTTTGCCTTGCTCGATTGCTCAACCGATTCTTCGCCAATTTACAAATCCAACGGAGGGATGAATTCAACATTCCCTCTATGTGATTCTTCTCAGGGGGATCCTGTTTGTAGTCTTCTCTATTCTTGCCAAGCAATGAGCAGGCTTAACCTCCCAACTTCCACTTGTTGTGTTTATACTCCAGTTGATCTCGGGCCGTCGTTTGAGATGGATTTGGAGAAACTGCATTGCACATCTTACTCAGCTCTCTATGGTTTTAATGGTCAAGATGCCAATCCACAAGCCTGGAAATATGGAGTGGCATTGAAATACAAGTTCAATTTCAACAATGATTACCCTGAAATGTGTGATAGTTGTGAAAAGACTAATGGAGTTTGTGGATATTGTGGTCCTTATAATTCATTCATTTGCAACTGTCCAAGTGGAGTTAACACAACAACAGATTGTTTTCTTGGAGTACCCTGGAGTAACAGTTTTAGAACTGTCCCTTGGCAAACTG GGCTATTGTTGATCAATGCCTTGGGATGGTTTATTATTGTGTCGCTGATGTAG